ACCTCGACGAAGCGTCCCGGCTGCTGCGGCTGTCGCGCTGGCAGCGATTCTGGCGCGTCGACGTGCCGAGCGGCATGATCCCGCTGGTCTGGAACGGCATGATGAGCTTCGGCGGCGGCTGGTTCTTCCTCACCGCCTCCGAAGCGCTCAGCGTCAACAACCAGAAATTCGCGCTGCCCGGCATCGGCGCGTACGTCGCGACCGCCTCCGAAGAGGGCGACCTCGGCAAGGTGCTGCTGGCCGTCGGCGTGATGGTGGTCCTGGTCGTCGGCGTGAACGTGCTGTTCTGGCGTCCGCTCACGGCGTGGTCGGAGCGGTTCCGCATCGAGAACTCCGAAGCCGCCGAAGCACCCCGCAGCCTGGTGCTCGACCTGCTGCGCCGTTCGCGGATCCCGACGCTGCTCGGCCGGGTGCTCGGCAAACTGGTCTTCCCGCTCGACCGCGCGCTGGCGGTCTTCGGGCTCGCCGAGTACCCGCTGCGCTTCTCCCCCGCCCGCCGCCGGGCCGCGGACATCGTGTTCAGCGTCGTGGTCTTCGGGCTGATCCTCTACGGCACGGTGCGCATGGTGCTGTTCATCGGCGAGACCACCGGGTACGGCGAGATCGGCCACGTGCTGCTGCTCGGCCTGATCACGTTCGCCCGAGTCGTCGCGCTGGTCGTCGTCGGGACGCTCGTGTGGGTGCCGGTCGGCGTGTGGATCGGGATGAACCCGCGGGTGTCGCGGCTCGCCCAGCCGGTCGTGCAGGTGCTCGCGTCGTTCCCGGCGAACTTCCTGTTCCCGCTGATCACCGCGGTGCTCCTGGCGACCGGGATTTCGCTGGACTGGGGCGGCATCCTGCTGATGAGCCTCGGCGCGCAGTGGTACATCCTCTTCAACGTCATCGCGGGCGCCTCGGCCATCCCGCACGACCTGCGCGAGGCGTCGGCGAACCTGCGGCTGCCGCGTGCGCTGTGGTGGCGGCGGCTCGTGCTGCCCGCCGTTTTCCCGAGCTACGTCACCGGCGGCATCACCGCTGCGGGCGGCGCGTGGAACGCCTCCATCGTCGCGGAAATCGTGTCCTACCACGGGGTCACGCTCACCGCGACGGGTCTCGGCGCGTACATCGCCGACGCGACCAGCACCGGCGATTCCGGGCGGATCCTGCTCGGCGTCGCGGTGATGAGCCTGTACGTCGTCGGCCTCAACCGGCTCTTCTGGCGGCGGCTGTACCGCCTCGCCGAACGCCGGTTCTCCCTGTCCTGAAAGGTGCCCTCATGTCCGAAGTCCTCGTGTCCGTCGACCACGTCAGCAAAAGCTTCCCCGGTTCGGCTGGCGACGAACTGCGCGTCCTCGACGACATCACCCTCGACCTGCGCGCGGGCGAGATCGTCGCGCTGCTCGGCCGGTCCGGCAGCGGGAAATCGACGCTGCTGCGCACGATCGCCGGGCTGATCGGCCCGACCCGCGGCACCGTGCGCTACCGCGGCGAAGAACTCGACGGCGCCAATCCGGGCACCGCCATGGTGTTCCAGACCTTCGCGCTGATGCCGTGGCTGACGGTGCAGGACAACGTCGAACTCGGCCTCGCCGCCCGCGGGATCCCGCCGAAAGCCCGCCGCGAGCGTGCGCTGCAGGCGATCGACCTGATCGGGCTCGACGGGTTCGAATCCGCTTATCCCAAGGAGCTTTCCGGCGGGATGCGGCAGCGGGTCGGCTTCGCCCGCGCGCTCGTGCTCGAACCGGACGTGCTGCTGATGGACGAGCCCTTCTCCGCGCTCGACGTGCTGACCGCGGAGAACCTGCGCACCGAGCTGATGAGCCTGTGGCAGCGCGCCGATTTCCCCACTAAAGCGGTCTGCATCGTCACGCACAACATCGAGGAGGCCGTGCTGCTCGCGGACCGGGTGCTGGTCCTCGGCGCCAACCCCGGCACCCTGCGCGCGGAAGTGGAGGTCGACCTCGCCCGGCCGCGCGACCGCAAATCCCCCGCGTTCGCCGCGCTGGTCGAGCGGCTCTACGACCTGCTGACCGGACGCGACCCGGCGGCCGTCGAACCCGCGCAGGCCACGCCCACCGCCCGGCCGCTGCCGCACGCGTCGGTCGGCGGGCTGGCCGGTCTCGTAGAGCTGGTGCACGCTCGCGGCGGCCACGCGGACCTGCCGGATCTCGCCGCCGAACTGAGCTTCGAGGTCGACGACCTGCTGCCGCTCGTCGACGCCGCCGCCCTGCTCGACCTTCTCTTCGTGGCGGGCGGCGACCTGCACCTGACGCCGGTCGGCACCGCCTTCACCACCGCGGACATCCAGACCAGCAAGAAGATCTTCGCCGGTCAGGTCCGCGACCGGGCGCCGCTGGTGCGCACCATCGTCAACGCGCTCACCGCCAGTTCGGACGGCACGCTGCGCGCGGAGTTCTTCCTCGACCTGCTGCGCCGGGGCTTCTCCGCCGCCGACGCCCGGCAGCAGCTGGACACGGCGATCGACTGGGGCCGGTACGCGGAACTCTTCGACTACGACACCGACAGCGACCGGATCGCCCAGACGACCGCCGACTAGGTCAGCCTTCCGGCGCCGGAACCGCGTCCGGCGCCGGGCTGTCCGCCGGGGCGTCCGGCGTCGGGTCCCGGTTCACCACCGCGATCGCGAGCGCCCCGATCACCGCCACCGCCGCGAAGAGGTAGAAGCCCCACGGATACGCCAGTCCCGCCGACAGCAGCAGCCCGGTCACGAGCGGCCCGGACATCGCGCCGAACCGGCCGATCCCGCTCGCCGCGCCGAGTCCGGCGCCGCGCGCCTCGGCGGGGTACACGCGGGCGATGTACACGTAGACCAGCACCTGCGAACTGAACGTGAAAACCCCCGCCAGCAACACCCCGACGTACACACTCGCCCCGGGCAGCTTGATGCTCAGCAACGCCAAAAACACCGCGGCCGCCGCGAACCACCCGATGCTCGAACGCCGGTAGCCGATCTTGTCCGCGACCCGGCCGCCGACCAGCAGACCGAGGACCGCGCCGACGTTCAGCACCAGCAGCAGCGCCAGCGCCGCGCCGAGTTCGTAGCCCGCCGCGCGCATGATCTGCGGCAGCCAGGTGTTCAGGCCGTACACCAGCAGCAGCCCCATGAACGACGTCACCCAGAACGCGATCGTGGCGCGGCCGTAGCCGTGCCGGAACAGGACGCCGAGCGGATTGCGGGTCCGCCGGGCCTCCTTCGCCCGTTCCAGCGCCTTCGACTCGGGCAGGAATTTCAGCATGAGCGGCACCAGGACCAGCGCGGGCGCGGCCCCGATGACGAACATCCACTGCCAGCCGAACCGTTGCAGCACCAGGATTCCCAGCAGCGCGGTGAGCACCGCGCCGACGTGGTAGCCGGTCATCAGCACGGTGGTCGCGCTGCCGCTGCGGCCGATCTTCGCGTACTCGGTGATCAGCGCCAGCGCGGTCGGCAGCACGCCGCCGAGCCCGAGCCCGGCCAGGAACCGCAGCACGCCGAACAGCCACGGCCCGTTGGCGAACGCGCAGAGCAGCGTGCAGACCGAGAAGCTGGTCACGGTCAGCAGCATCATGCCGCGGCGGCCGAGCAGGTCGCTGAGCGGGCCGATCGCGAACGCGCCGACCGCCACGCCGAGCAGCCCGACCGCGGAAATCAGCGACGCCGTGTTGGGGTCGAGCCCCCACGCTTTGTCCTTGAGCAGCGCGGGCAGCACGACGCCCAGCACCACCAGGTCGAACCCTTCGAGCGCCACCGCCGTCCAGCACAGCGGGGCCACCCAGCGGGCGGGGCGCGCCCGGGGATCTGTCGAGACCGTCATGTCATCACCTGCGTCGTCGGAGGGGACCTGGTCGGATACTGCGGTTAACCGGATACCGCGGTCAGAAGGGGTGCTGCGGAAGGTCGCCGCGCACGGTGACCCACTGGGTTTCGGTGAACGCCTCCAGGTTGGCCTGCGCGCCGCCGTGCCGGGAGCCGGTGCCCGAATCCCCCACCCCGCCGAACGGGGCGAGGGCTTCGTCGTTGATCGTCTGGTCGTTGACGTGCACCAGACCGGACGGGATCCGCTCGGCCAGCGCCAGCCCCCGCGCGGCGTCCCGGGTCAGGATGCCCAGCGAGAGCCCGTATTCGGTACCGCCGGCCAGGCGCACTGCTTCGTCCACTGTGGAGAACGGCACGACCGGAGCGACCGGGCCGAACACCTCCTGGGCGTACGCGGGCGCGGCGAGCGGGACGTCGGTGAGGACGGTCGGGCGGTAGAACAGGTCCTCGTAGGTGCCGCCGGTGGCGATCTTCGCGCCGGCCTCGGCGCTGCCGGTGACGACCGAGTGCACGCGGTCGCGCTGTCCCGCGTCGATCAGCGGGCCGAGCGCGACGTCGCCGGTCGCCGGGTTGCCGACGGTCAGCTTGGCCGCGTGCTCGGCGAGCGCGGCCGCGTAATCGTCGGCGATTTCAGCGGCGACCAAGTGCCGTCCGGTCGCCATGCAGATCTGCCCGGAGTGGTTGAACGACCCGAACGCGCCGACCGACGCGGCCTGTTCGACGTCCGCGTCCGCCAGCACGACGAGCGCCGAGTTGCCGCCGAGTTCGAGGTGCACGCGCTTGAGCCGTTCCCCCGCCGCCGCGGCGATTTTCCGGCCCGCGTTCGTCGAGCCGGTGAACGCGATGACGCGCACCAGCGGGTCCTCGACCAGCGCCGCGCCGACGTCCGCGCCGCCGGGCAGCAGGTGGAACAGCCCTTCCGGCAGTCCGGCTTCCTCGAAGATCCGGGCCAGCACGACGCCGCCGCACACTGCCGTGCGCGGGTCGGGCTTCGCCAGCACCGCGTTGCCGAGTGCCAAAGCGGGCGCGATCGCGCGGATGGACAGGATCACCGGCGCGTTGAACGGCGAGATCACGCCGACCACCCCGGCCGGGACCCGGCGCGCCATCGACAGCCGAGGCTGGCTGGAACGCAACAGTTCCCCGTACGGATGCGCCGCGAGCGCGGCCGCTTCGTGGCATTCCTCGGCCGCGACCGCACGGGTCTGGAATTGCGCGAATCCCCGCGTAGCACCGGATTCCCGGATGAGCCATTCGTCGATCTCGTCGCCGTGGTCCTCGAAAAGCCGCGCTGCGCGACGCAATACCCGCGCCCGCGCGTCGTACGGCTGCGCGGCCCACTCGCGCTGCGCTTCCTGGGCCGCCGCGGCCGCCTTGGCGACATTCTCCGGAGCCGCCGCGCCCACCTGGGCGAGTGTGGCTCCAGTTGCTGGTTCGACCGCGTCGTATTCCCCGCCCGCGCCGGGGATCCAGCCGCCGGAGTAGATCCGGCCCTGCCATCCGGTTCCGAGCAACGTCATGCCGTCACCGCCACTTCCAGCACCAGCGGCTCCGTGCGGGCGGCCAACGACGGCAGCACCTCGTTCAACACCGACTCCAGTTCCTCGTAGGTTTCGACGCGCCGTGCTGGGCAGCCGAGCGATTTCGCGAGCCCGCTCACGCTGACCTCGCCGAACCCGGGCCACGGCGCTTTTCCGCCCCCGGCCGTGCGTTCGCCGTGCCGCACGGCGAGTTTGTCCATGATCGCGTAGCCGCCGTTGGACAGCACGAGCACCAGAACGCCGGCGCCGTAGTGCGCGGCGCTCCACAACGACTGGATCGAGTACAGCGACGAGCCGTCCCCGATCACCGCTACCACCGGGCGTTTCAGTCCGCCCATCCGCAGCCCGATCGCCGCCGGGATGCCGAAGCCCAGCCCGCCCATGGCCGCGCTGAGGAAGCCGAGCGGCTCGCGCGCCGGGACGTACGCGTGCAGCAACGGGCGGCTCGACGGGGATTCCTCGACCAGCACCGTGTCCTTGGGCAGCTGGCGGGCGAGCAGACCGAACACGTGGTCCGGTCCCAGCGGCGCCCCTTCGGCCGGCGCGCCCGGCAGCTCGACCGTCCGGCCGATCTTTTCCGCGGGTGCTTCCCGGGCCGGGAGCAGCTCCGCCAACGGCCCGCACACCGCGGAGGGCCGCGCCAGCACCGCGAGGTCGACCGGGCTGCGGTGCGCTTCGTTCGGGTCGTCGGTGACCACGGCGACGCGGGTGCCGGGTTCGGTCAGCTGCCCCGGTTCCCGCGGGTACTGGCGAAAAACCGGCGCGCCGACCGAGAGCACCGCGTCGTGCCCGGACAACGCTTTCCGCAGTCCTTCTCGGCCCGGCGGCAGGTGTCCGGCGAACTGCGGGTGGTCCTGCGGGAATCCGGCGCGGGCGCCGAACGCCTCCTGCCACACCGGGCACGCGAGCTTCTCCGCTAGCGCAGTCAGCCCCCGCCACGACTCGGCGTCGTCGGCCCCGGCGCCCGCCACGAGCACCGGATTGCTTGCGGTACCGAGGAATTCCGCCAGTTCGGCCAGCACCGCGGGCTCGGCGGCGTGCGCGCGGACCAGCTTGGCCGGGGCGGGCAGCGGCTCGTCCACGTCCGCCGGTTCGGACCAGTCGTCCATCGGCACGATCACCAGCGCCGGGCCGCGGTGCTCGCGCGCCTCGTGCCAGGCACGGGCCAGCGCACCCGGAACGTCCTGCGGGCGCGGCGGTTCCGCGATCCACACCGGCGTCGGCCGGGCGAGGTCGTCGAGGCGGTGGCCGGTGAGGAACGGCTCCAGCGCGAGGTGCCGGCGGTCCTGCTGCCCGACGAGCACGACCAGCGGCGCGCGGTTGACCCGGGCGGTCGCGAGCGCGCCGACGGCGTTCCCGAGCCCGGCGGTGGTGTGCAGGATCGCGACCGCGGGCCGGTCGTTGGCGAGCGCCCAGCCGGTCGCCATGCCGACCACCGAACCCTCGTGCAGCGCCAGCACGAACTCGAGGTCGTCGGGGAGGTCGGTGAGCAGCGCGATCTCGGTCGACCCGGGATTGGCGAACACCGTCGTGGCGCCGAACCGGCGCAGCACGTCGAACGCGGCGTCGCGAACGGTCGGGGCAGGGCTCACGGACTTCTCCTCGGCAGTGCGGCAGCGGGCGGTCCGGAGTCTCCCGGCCCGGTCCCGGGCCGCCCAGCCCCGCTTCCACTCAGCGGAAAAGTTCCTCAACCTTGCAATGCGCGCGTGACCCCCAGCGCGGCCATCCGGACCACCGGCACGAGCGGCGAAAGATTCGGCGTGCTGCTGGGCACGACCACGGAAATCGCGGCCACGACCTGGTCGCCCGGCCCGCGCACCGGGGCGGCGACCGACGACGCGCCCTCGGTCATCTCGTCGCGGGAGATGCAGAATCCCTGCAGCCGGACCTCCGCCAGCACCTGCCGCAGCCGCGCCGGGTCGGTGATCGTCCCGCTGGCGCGCCGCTCGAGCCCGCCGGCCAGGATCTTCTCGAGGCAGTCCGGCGGCGCGTGCGCGAGCAGCACCTTGCCCGGCCCCGCCGCGTGCAGCGGAAGCCGCAGCCCGACCCGCGACGTCACCACGACATCCGGGTGCGCCTCGAGCTTTTCCAGGTACAGCGCGCGGTCCCCGTCGAGCACGACCAGGTGGACGACCTCGTGCGTCACCTGGAGCAGGTCCTGCAGGAACGGCAGCGCGACGTCCCGCAGCTCGCGCCCGCCCGGCGCCTGCGCCCCGAGCTGCCACAGCCGGAGCCCGATGCGGTACCGGCCGCGGCCGGTGCGCTCGAGCGCGCCCCAGCCGGTCAGTTCGGCGAGCAGCCGGTGCACCGTGGCAGGCGCGAGCCCGGTCGCCCGGGTGATCTCGCCGTGAGTCTGCTCGGGTCGGCCGGACAGGAAGGAATCCAGCACCGCGAACGCGCGGCTCAGGACCGTGCGCCCGGGTTCGGCGGCGTTGCCGGCGATCGCGTGCCTCCGGGGCTGCGGTGGAACGGGACGGGGACTTGGCCGCCCATCATCCGCCAGTCCCGGCGACACGGCAACCCGCCCTCCCCCGGACCGTCCACACTGGACGCTCACCCCGTCGCCAGCTTCACCGCCCGCCTCTCGGGCGCGGTCCCCGCGGCGACCCCGAGCACCGCCGCCGCAGGCCCGAGCCACCCTGCTCCGCCGCTCGCCAGCACCAGCACGATCTTCCCCATTGACCACGATCGCCCGCAACGACGCGGACCGATCGGCCGCCCGGCCCACGAGCCGGTTCCCCAGAAGCAACCCCGGCCCCACCACTGCCGAGGAGTACGCCATCAGCAAGGACGAGGGGCCAGCACCACCGCCCCCACCGCGAGCAACGCGGCAATCAGCGGATTGACCAGCACCCCAGCCGCTCGCGCATCGCCGTCGCCGGTAACGTCATCGACAGATCCTCAAGTGCCTGGCCCAGGTGTTCGGCTTCGAACCGAGCCCGAAGAATCCCGGAAGCCGGCGGCCGTCAGGCCCGGAGCGGCTCCGCCCGCAACTGCTGGCTCAGCGACAACCGCGAGGCGATCTTTCGGGGACCGCGACAGGCATCGCCGCTCGTCATCCGTTCGCACGCCGACTCCGCCCGGGGCAGCCTCGTGGCGATCCTGGCCGAGAGAGGCCCGCCGCGTTCGGCGCCTTCCGGCCGTTCACGCTCTGCGATCCCGCCCTCGCTTCGCATTCACGCCGACGTCAGCCGTCCGACCCGAGGAAGCATCGACCTCTCCCGCGAGCCGCGCGTCCACCACCGACGTCGACAGCGCGAAGCGCCGGGCACGACGTGCCGTCAATTCCCTCGAACAGCGGCTGAACAAGCTCACCGATGACGTGTGTTGCTCGCACGGCTGGACTTCATTCGCCCCAGAGCGACGACGCCGATGAGCACGACGAGCGCCATCGCGAGATAAGACCAGAAGCCATCGATGAGATAACCGGCAAGATAGGTTGCCAGCGCTACCACTATCAGCACTACGGCAAATCGCACTTTTCCGCCTCCTCTCGGCAACCCCGCACTTCCGGTGCACCCTACCTCGGTCTCAGCTGGTCAGCTTCGAAAGGCAAGCGCCCGCGGCGCCCGAACTGGCCCCTCCGAGGATCGCCCTCAGCGTCGAACCGGCGATAAGACCGCCTGCCACTGCCGTGCCGATAGCGATGTCGGCGGCTTTCAGACACCCGATGACCTCGTCGGTCAGGGGTTTGTTCGCCGCCCAGTCGACGCAGCGGTCGGCGTCGAAATACTCCTGCATGCACGGAATGTTCGCCAGGTCCCCCGGACTGTCCCCAGCGCTGGCCGTTCCAGACAGACCTGTGACAGCCGGCGCGGCGGCGACAGCGACGATACCAGCGATTACCGCGCTAACCCTTTGCGAAACTCTCGTCATGGAATCCGCCTCTGATTCTCCGCTAACCGACCGCTTCCGTCGAGCGTCAGCATTGCGAACCTTCCCGGCAGACGTCAACAACGCTCAACCGGGCCGCCACAAGGACGGGGTATCGTCGCAATCGCGGCGACGAACTCGGAAAACGGACTATAAGCTGCTCGTTTTATCGGATTGAGAGCGAGCGGACACCAGCCGCCCTCCCGTGATCGGGAACCAGCCTTCCCGCAGAAGATGAATATCTCACGTGACCTTGGTTCGCTGTTCACAGACGCTGCGGGCAAGTGCGCTCGCGGGACGCCGGTGCCGTGTTCGACCTCGCCACACCAAATTCAGCGACACGGCATCTCAAAGCCACTGCACCAGTCGACAGCGTTGCGACCCCGAAGCTGACTGCCCAACGCCCTGGCGACGGAAAACTACTGGCGCGAATGCTGCTGTCCGCGCGGTCGCGCCGGATGCGCAGAATCCCGTTCTCAGCACCTTTCCGATACCCGGACGACTCGACGCACCTTTCACTGAAAGCAGTGCGGAGATGATTCGCGTGGCGAAGTGCGTCCACCCGAGATCTTTCGGCACGCTGCTCATCTGCGCCACGGCTACGCACAGGACGGTGCGGTCGCGTACCTGGGCCGAGCCGGCCGTTTGGTTCAGCCAAACTTTTCGCTTCCGACCGGTGGGCAGGGCGAGAAACTTCGAGGTGACGAGATGTCGCCCACGCGCCAGTGTCGGAGCGTGGCGAGAAGCCGGAGGCCGGCGCATACTGCCGACGCAGCACTGAAACTTCGCACAACAGCTCGGTCTCGACGACCGGCCACGGCTGCCCCTGACCTGCCCGCCTCGGCTCGGCTCGCAGACCCGCCTTGCAAGTGAACGAAACCCGGCCGCCGGATCGTCCGTTCGATCCAGGCCAGATCCGAGGCGGAGAGAGATGCCCTCGCCGTGGACCCGCTAGCCCGCCTGCTGTCGAGGTGGTCGTGCATGGCGATGATGGCTCCGGCACCGCGGGACCGGAGTGGCGGCGCGCTCCGGACCGGTTCGCCTGGAAGCCGAGACGAACCTCGCCTTTGACCGGATTGAGCGCTCCCAGAAGTTCCCCAGCGCGTCCGGCGGAGCGAAGCACATCGTACTGCCCGCCAGGTCGCAGCCCAGTCCGCCGCCATCCGTGGCGGCACACATCTGCCGTTGCCTCCGCGGCATGCCACCCAGCTCGATCCGAACGTTCCGTTGCGGCAACAGGCGTCCGCCCAAGCTGCTGCCTTGTTCGGATCCAGCTCGCTGCGCGGATTGGCCCGCCGAAGACACTTCGGCCCGGCTCGTCCGGTGCCGTCGACTCCGTCCAGCGCTCAGGC
The nucleotide sequence above comes from Amycolatopsis sp. AA4. Encoded proteins:
- a CDS encoding thiamine pyrophosphate-dependent enzyme, whose protein sequence is MSPAPTVRDAAFDVLRRFGATTVFANPGSTEIALLTDLPDDLEFVLALHEGSVVGMATGWALANDRPAVAILHTTAGLGNAVGALATARVNRAPLVVLVGQQDRRHLALEPFLTGHRLDDLARPTPVWIAEPPRPQDVPGALARAWHEAREHRGPALVIVPMDDWSEPADVDEPLPAPAKLVRAHAAEPAVLAELAEFLGTASNPVLVAGAGADDAESWRGLTALAEKLACPVWQEAFGARAGFPQDHPQFAGHLPPGREGLRKALSGHDAVLSVGAPVFRQYPREPGQLTEPGTRVAVVTDDPNEAHRSPVDLAVLARPSAVCGPLAELLPAREAPAEKIGRTVELPGAPAEGAPLGPDHVFGLLARQLPKDTVLVEESPSSRPLLHAYVPAREPLGFLSAAMGGLGFGIPAAIGLRMGGLKRPVVAVIGDGSSLYSIQSLWSAAHYGAGVLVLVLSNGGYAIMDKLAVRHGERTAGGGKAPWPGFGEVSVSGLAKSLGCPARRVETYEELESVLNEVLPSLAARTEPLVLEVAVTA
- a CDS encoding IclR family transcriptional regulator, which produces MLDSFLSGRPEQTHGEITRATGLAPATVHRLLAELTGWGALERTGRGRYRIGLRLWQLGAQAPGGRELRDVALPFLQDLLQVTHEVVHLVVLDGDRALYLEKLEAHPDVVVTSRVGLRLPLHAAGPGKVLLAHAPPDCLEKILAGGLERRASGTITDPARLRQVLAEVRLQGFCISRDEMTEGASSVAAPVRGPGDQVVAAISVVVPSSTPNLSPLVPVVRMAALGVTRALQG
- a CDS encoding aromatic acid/H+ symport family MFS transporter; translation: MTVSTDPRARPARWVAPLCWTAVALEGFDLVVLGVVLPALLKDKAWGLDPNTASLISAVGLLGVAVGAFAIGPLSDLLGRRGMMLLTVTSFSVCTLLCAFANGPWLFGVLRFLAGLGLGGVLPTALALITEYAKIGRSGSATTVLMTGYHVGAVLTALLGILVLQRFGWQWMFVIGAAPALVLVPLMLKFLPESKALERAKEARRTRNPLGVLFRHGYGRATIAFWVTSFMGLLLVYGLNTWLPQIMRAAGYELGAALALLLVLNVGAVLGLLVGGRVADKIGYRRSSIGWFAAAAVFLALLSIKLPGASVYVGVLLAGVFTFSSQVLVYVYIARVYPAEARGAGLGAASGIGRFGAMSGPLVTGLLLSAGLAYPWGFYLFAAVAVIGALAIAVVNRDPTPDAPADSPAPDAVPAPEG
- a CDS encoding aldehyde dehydrogenase family protein: MTLLGTGWQGRIYSGGWIPGAGGEYDAVEPATGATLAQVGAAAPENVAKAAAAAQEAQREWAAQPYDARARVLRRAARLFEDHGDEIDEWLIRESGATRGFAQFQTRAVAAEECHEAAALAAHPYGELLRSSQPRLSMARRVPAGVVGVISPFNAPVILSIRAIAPALALGNAVLAKPDPRTAVCGGVVLARIFEEAGLPEGLFHLLPGGADVGAALVEDPLVRVIAFTGSTNAGRKIAAAAGERLKRVHLELGGNSALVVLADADVEQAASVGAFGSFNHSGQICMATGRHLVAAEIADDYAAALAEHAAKLTVGNPATGDVALGPLIDAGQRDRVHSVVTGSAEAGAKIATGGTYEDLFYRPTVLTDVPLAAPAYAQEVFGPVAPVVPFSTVDEAVRLAGGTEYGLSLGILTRDAARGLALAERIPSGLVHVNDQTINDEALAPFGGVGDSGTGSRHGGAQANLEAFTETQWVTVRGDLPQHPF
- a CDS encoding ABC transporter permease subunit — its product is MLRTFPTRGALVRPRRTIADVAVFLGAAAALWLIVRLAHGAATAWTPATAPSTVSTDPAELPYYAGRSLLRMFVALVLSVGFTFCYATAAARLRRTEKILLPALDILQSVPVLGFLSVTITGFIALFPGSQLGLECASIFAIFTSQAWNMTFAFHHSLVSQPRDLDEASRLLRLSRWQRFWRVDVPSGMIPLVWNGMMSFGGGWFFLTASEALSVNNQKFALPGIGAYVATASEEGDLGKVLLAVGVMVVLVVGVNVLFWRPLTAWSERFRIENSEAAEAPRSLVLDLLRRSRIPTLLGRVLGKLVFPLDRALAVFGLAEYPLRFSPARRRAADIVFSVVVFGLILYGTVRMVLFIGETTGYGEIGHVLLLGLITFARVVALVVVGTLVWVPVGVWIGMNPRVSRLAQPVVQVLASFPANFLFPLITAVLLATGISLDWGGILLMSLGAQWYILFNVIAGASAIPHDLREASANLRLPRALWWRRLVLPAVFPSYVTGGITAAGGAWNASIVAEIVSYHGVTLTATGLGAYIADATSTGDSGRILLGVAVMSLYVVGLNRLFWRRLYRLAERRFSLS
- a CDS encoding nitrate/sulfonate/bicarbonate ABC transporter ATP-binding protein encodes the protein MSEVLVSVDHVSKSFPGSAGDELRVLDDITLDLRAGEIVALLGRSGSGKSTLLRTIAGLIGPTRGTVRYRGEELDGANPGTAMVFQTFALMPWLTVQDNVELGLAARGIPPKARRERALQAIDLIGLDGFESAYPKELSGGMRQRVGFARALVLEPDVLLMDEPFSALDVLTAENLRTELMSLWQRADFPTKAVCIVTHNIEEAVLLADRVLVLGANPGTLRAEVEVDLARPRDRKSPAFAALVERLYDLLTGRDPAAVEPAQATPTARPLPHASVGGLAGLVELVHARGGHADLPDLAAELSFEVDDLLPLVDAAALLDLLFVAGGDLHLTPVGTAFTTADIQTSKKIFAGQVRDRAPLVRTIVNALTASSDGTLRAEFFLDLLRRGFSAADARQQLDTAIDWGRYAELFDYDTDSDRIAQTTAD